A stretch of the Streptomyces ortus genome encodes the following:
- a CDS encoding helix-turn-helix transcriptional regulator, whose translation MSTVLNAERRGRQAHFEGPDFERVSVLQGRLRALDRAAEDADTVVAACLVWVADALMDIAAESGDPHSTNMLLDEASAALAAVPPADPGRPDLATPVGLLTEREHAVLVRLQEDAPLRQIGAELFVSHNTVKSHVRAVYRKLRVSSRTDAVARARQLGLL comes from the coding sequence ATGTCCACCGTGCTGAACGCCGAACGGAGAGGTAGGCAAGCGCACTTCGAAGGGCCGGACTTCGAGCGGGTCTCCGTGCTCCAGGGCCGGTTACGGGCCCTGGACCGGGCCGCCGAGGACGCGGACACCGTGGTGGCGGCCTGTCTGGTCTGGGTCGCCGACGCGCTCATGGACATCGCCGCCGAGTCGGGCGACCCGCACAGTACGAACATGCTCCTGGACGAGGCGTCGGCCGCGCTGGCCGCCGTGCCTCCCGCCGACCCCGGACGCCCGGACCTCGCGACACCGGTCGGCCTCCTGACGGAACGTGAGCACGCGGTGCTCGTCAGGCTTCAGGAGGACGCGCCGCTCCGGCAGATCGGCGCGGAGCTCTTCGTCTCGCACAACACGGTGAAAAGCCATGTGCGGGCCGTCTACCGCAAACTCAGGGTGTCCTCGCGTACGGACGCGGTCGCCCGCGCGAGGCAGCTGGGGCTCCTCTGA